The nucleotide window CCCTCCCGTTTCAGCGCAGCATCAACGGCGCGGTCGGTCCCGACAGCTCCGGCTTCGCGGGCAAGGCGGTGCAGCCGCTCAAGCGCGGAGGAACGTCGGATCGCGGCCGAGACATCCGCGTTGGCGGCCACCACAGCGAAGGCAATATCGTCGATGGTCGCCACCTCGATTGGCAGCGGTTCGATCTCATTGCCTTCGCGCCACGGCGCGGGGATCGTGTCGGGCAATTCGTCGAGGCTGTGAAAGGCACGGCGCAGGCGTGCGATCAGGCTCGGCAGTTTGGCCATGGCGGTATCTCCGGTCGATGTTTCGGCCGACTTTCCGGCCAAGGCGAAGTAAAGGGAGGGCGGGAGCCGATCCCCGATCCAGGCAAGTACGGCGCGCATCAGGCGGCCTCCTTTGTCGCTATGAGTTGAGAAAACGGGATCGGCGCGTGGCGTGGCTTGGTCCGCGCGATGGCGAGGTAGGCAAAGCGATCCGGACCGACGCGCACCTGCACCAGATGGACCAGCGCCGCCATGAAGGCTCGATGGGCGGCACTGGCCAGCGCCCCAAGCCTGCGGCGTTCGGGCTCCGGCAGGGTCGAAATCACGGCGGTGGTATCGATGCCGAGAAATCCGCGATGATACTCCAACTGGTCGCCAGGCACCGCCTGGCCGATCCAGGCGCAGAATTCGATATCGGTGAGCGGCCGGGGTTTGGCCGGGATGAAGGCGGTGGGGGGCATGACGAACATCTCCATGAGGGTCCTCTACTCACGCCGCCCGTGAACCGTCCCACGGCGCCCCGAACCCGCGCATCGCGAGATCGAGCCGCAACTGGGCGATGTGCCGGTAAAGGGCGGAGCGGGAGGTACCGGTGCGGCCGACGATTTCTGCAATCGCGCAGGTGCCAAGCGCCGCGCACAGGGTGCGCGCATCCTCGGGCAAATCGCCCAGCACGCGGGCAAGGTCATGACGGAGATCGGCATCCTCGGCTGCGCTCAGGTTCTGGCCATGCCAGGCGGCCAGACCGTCAGCTTCCGCCAACAGGCAGCCCAGCGGCTCCGTCCCGCCAGCGATGGGTGCGTCGAGCGACAGCACGGTCCCGCCTTGCGCACGGCGCTGGCGATGGTGCTGTATCGCGATCCGCGACGACTGGTTGCGCAACACGATATTGGCAAATGCGCCGATACTGCCGCGACGGGAGTCGAAGCCGGGCAAACGGCAGATCAGATCGATCAGCAGATCTTGCCGCAGATCATCGATATCTGCGGCGGGCAGCACCAACTTGCGGTGCAGGCGGCGCGCAGCAACGGCTGCCTCGGCGATCAGCGTTGCAAGGTCGTCGGTAAGCGCCACGCCGACCACCTCCTGCCATTGCTGACCTGATCGGGCCATTCTGCGCACATGTGCGTGGCGGAGGGTTTGGATTTGGCAAGAGACGGCAAAATGGGCGTCCATTTGGACGGCTCGACGGTTTTTGAGGTTTCCCGGCTGGACGTGATCGAGGGTCCGAGCGGGCGGCGTCGGCGCAACAAGGCGGAGCGGGCGCGGATCGCGGCGGAGAGCATGATGCCCGGGGTGACGGTCGCCGAGGTTGCGCGCCGGCACGGCACGACCCGCTGGCAGATCTACGATTGGCGCAAGCAGCTTCGCAAAGGCAATCTCGTGGTGCCCGGGAACGTGGCAGTCTTGCCGGTCTTCGCGGAATTGGTGGTCGATGACAATTCGGCCGAGGCACCGGCGGCTGTCACGGGGCCCGATCTCGAAACGGGGCCCGATCTCGAAATTGTCGTCGGTGATGTCGTGATCCGTGCTGGCGCTGGTGCCGATGAGGGCCAGTTGACGCGAGCGATCCGGGCGGCACGGGCTGCGGCATCGTGATGTTCAGCCACGGCGGGCCGGTGAAGGTCTATGTCGCGACACGGCCGGTGGATTTCCGCAAGGGGATCGATGGCCTGGCGCTGGCCGTTCAGGAGATGTTCGGCCTCGACCCGTTCTGCGGGCTGTCTTCGTGTTCCGTTCGAAACGGGCAGACAGGATCAAGCTTCTGGTCTGGGATCAGACCGGCATGGTGCTGGTTCACAAGCGATTGGAGGATGCCAGGTTCGTCTGGCCGCAGGTGCAGGGCGGGGTGATGCGGATGTCGTCGGCGCAACTGGCGGCCCTGTTCGAGGGGCTGGACTGGCGGCTGGTCCGGTCGGAACGCGCGCGGCGTCCGCTGGTGGCTGGATGACTGGCAAAATGCGCTGAAAAGCCTTTTTTTGCTGGCCTGCAAGGGAATCCCGTGATTCACTTCCCTCATGGAAACCGCTGATCTTGCGCGTGAAAACGCTCTGCTGAAGGCCCGCCTCGCCGAGGTGGAGGCGACGCTGGCCGAGACGCAAGAGGCCAACCGGCGGCTGCAGGATATCCTGCACGCGGCGCAGCGCGAGAAGTTCGGCAAGCGTTCGGAGAAGCTGTCGCCGGACCAGTTCAACCTGCCGCTCGAGGATGCCGAACTGGCCCAGGGCGTGCTTGAGGCCGCACAGGAAAAGGCAGAGGCGGCACTGCAAAGGGCCCGGGGGGAGACGCCCCGCAAGCCGGCACGCAACCGCGGGCATCTCCCCCGCATCTGCCCCGGGTCGAGCGGGTGATCGAGCCCGCCAGCACGCTCTGTCCCTGCGGCTGCGGCGAGATGGCAAGGATCGGCGAGGACGTTTCCGAGCGGCTGGACGTGATCCCCGCGCAGTTCCGGGTGCTGGTCACGCGGCGGCCCAGATACGCCTGCCGCCGCTGCTCGCAAGCCGTGGCGCAGGCGCACGCCCCCGAGCATGTCGTGCCCGGCGGGCTGCCCACGGAGCTGTTCATTGCTTGGATCATCGTCTCGAAGTTCGGGGACCACCTTCCGTTCTACCGCCAGGCGGAGATCTTCAAGCGGCAGGGGATAGACCTCGATCGCGGCACGCTCGGCAACTGGGTCGGGCGCGCCTGTTTCCACCTGATGCCGATCATCAATCACATGAAAGCCCATCTGCGCGGAGCGGACCGCATCTTTGTCGATGAAACCCGCGCGCCGGTGCTGGACCCAGGCCGCAAGGCCACCAAGAGCGGCTTCTTCTGGGCCGTCGTGTCCGACGATCGCGGCCATGGCGGTGCCGATCCGCCCATCGTGTTGTTCCACTACGCCCCGGCCGGGCAAAGAACATCCGCTGAAGTTCCTCGTCGGATACCGCGGCCGGTTCCTGCAATGCGACGCCTACCAGTCCTACAACGCGCTGACGGAAATCGAGCGTGACGGTGGCCCATGGCGGCTGGTCTACTGCTGGACCCACGTCCGCCGCCGCTTCGTGAAACGCTTCGAGAGCGACCGCTCCCCCATCGCCGAGGAGATGCTGCGCCAGATCGCGCTGCTCTATCAGATCGAGAAAACCGTGCGTGGCCAGGATGCAGCCGTCCGTCTGGCCGCCCGGCGCGAAAACGCAGCCCCGATCATCGCCGCGCTCAAGCCGTGGCTGGAAGCCCAGCTCTCGCGCATCCCGCAGAAATCCCAGCTGGCCGAGGACATCCGCTACACCCTCGCGCACTGGCCCGGCCTGATCCGCTTCCTTGACGACGGCACCCTCGAGCTCGACACCAACCCCGTCGAAAATCAAATCAGACCGATTGCCCTGACGCGGAAAAACGCGCTCTTCGCAGGCAACGAGGTCGGAGCCGAGAACTGGGCCATGCTCGCCTCGCTGGTCGCCACCTGCAAGATGTCCGGCGTCAACCCGATCGACTATATCGCGGCCACCCTCCGCGCGATCCTCGACGGCCACCCGCAAAGCGGCATCGAAGACCTCATGCCATGGCGATACAAGCAACCGTCAAGCCTCGCCGCATAGGGCAACGTCGTCGCGCTTACGGTCGTCGGGGGAAAGGGGAGGAAGCATCTGTTTCGATCCTGGTCGTTTGCGTTGACCAGTCGAAGATGCAACCTTCTGAAATCCTTTATCTCTCGGACTTCACCCGGAAACCTCCTGAAAACCTCCCGGTACCGGCGAACGGATCTAGCCGATGAACGCGATCTCGGATGATGCGAGGACCAGGCGTGCGCCGACCTTGGACTTGCGGTCGATGAACCCGTTGCTGGGGACCGCTTTTAGCCGCGTATTCTTTCGGAAGGCATCGCGCAGCCGGTTGATGCAGCGATCAACCTGTTCCGGATTGCTATCCCGCTTGGTGCTAGCTTGCAGCGTCGCAGCCAGGCTTTCCTTCGAGACCCAACCGCCGGCGGCCAAGGCCTCGTCCGCGAGTAAGGCGACGGCGTCAAAGTCACGAGGCTCGATGTCGATCTCGACGCCCTCGAAAATTGCGCGGCGACCAATGCGGTCGATCTGAAGCCGCGCATCGAGGGCTTGCTTGTCGGTGGGTACTCGAACTCGACCGAGAGCAAGTGCGAATGGACGATCCGGGTCGTCGCGCAGCAGATCTTCGGCGCGAGACACGGTCATGCGGAGGCCACTGAGTTGGCGCGTGACCACAGTCGGCAGGTCGTTGCTTCCGAGGCTGACAAGAGCGACGGGAGTTTCGGTGTCGATGGCGCCGCGCACATGGTCCAAAATCTCCTGCGCGGTTTCCTCCTGCAGTCGCCGCACGAGGCAGATTTCGGCTGCGCGCCCGTGCTGTTCATAGCGACCCAGCCTCCAAACTCTGGTGGAGATCGCCATCGGGCCAGGCCCCTTCAGCCCTGATTGCTCGCGGATCGCGCGGCAAAGGGCGGCGATGTCGATGTCGAAGGTCTGGATGTCCAGCGCATCGTCGTGACGTTCGCACTCCCCGGTCTCTGGATCGACGACGATCAGGGAACCGTCGATGACCTCAAAGATCGAGTCACCATCGTCGGGCAGATCTTCTCGGGCCACCAGAATTCCGACGTTCCGCAGCGACCGGAGGAAGCGCGGATCGTAGGGGTCCAGTTCTGCGGCACCGATGGCGCGGATTGGATGGCGATCACTCTGCCGCAACAGCAGCCTGATCAGTTCTGCGGCGTTTGCGAATGTCATTCTTTTCAAGCATCTCGAGGATGAGTCGTTCATGTGAGTGATCGCGCATGCTTACAGTGCGCGGCGGCCGGATCGTCACTGGGACCATGGTCTCGCTGCCGTCCACCTCGATGGTCACATCGATCTTGGCATGGACAATCCGGACGTCGTCGATCTCGATCTCCGGCGCGACGACCTTCAAGCGCTTCAGCGCGTTCTCGGAGTCACCCAGCGTCAGGAACCATGGCGAACGCCGCAGCCGCCCCGTCTTGGTGATCTGACCCTCGTCGACGCGCACCTCGCGCAGCGCAACATGGGTGATGTCACCTTCGGGATCGAAGTGGAACTTGAACGCTCCGCCTTGCCGCTGGAGCGGCTCGAGCGTGTAAAGCTGCTCCTTCGCCGACGCCTCGAAGATGTTCGAGTCGCCAAGGACGTGACCGCCAAACAGTTTCACCAGCTTTTTGGCATCGGTTGCCGACTTCGAGCCGATGGCGATCGCACCCTGTCGCAGATCGTACTCGATGGTCGACTGCACGATTTCGCGAAATTTAAGGGTATCCTCCGCGCCCTCTTGGTCGACGTTCTTCGTCTCAGGCTTGGAGCCATGCAAGATCAGCACCCGAAGCAGGTCCTCCTCCTCGAACCACCGCACGTCGCAATAATGTCCGTTGTATCGTCCGACGAAATGCTGCCGCACTTCTTCGGTGAACCCCTCCCGCACTCCCTTTTCATGATGTCTGGGTTCTACATTCTCACGGTCGGCGTCGCGCTCGATTTTGCTCGAGTATGCTAGGAAAGCGGCCGCGCTCAGCGCCCTGTCGAAAACGACCCGATGATCCAGCCATGTGGCCAAGGCCATGAAGCGCGGGTTGAAACGCAAATCGTCAGGACTGCCTTTGATGCGGTGGGCCGCCAGAACGTCGACGCCCATTTCCGTCGCGATCTCCTGCATGAACCGGGCGCCATAATCAGTGGACAGCGTGGAGATGTTGTAGAGGGCGAATTGGAGCGGTGCCGGAAACTTCAAATCAGCTTTGGCAAACAGACCGAAAATTGCCTCGCGCCGTTTGCCTTCTTCGTCGGGCAGCGCATCCCAATCCACTCCGATCTGTTCGAGATAGGGGCTGAGAAGACGATGCAGCATTTGTAGATCAACCGTCCGAGAAAACGCGCGGTCGACAAAGTTGCGGATCCTTTTGGCCATATGTTCTCCTCTTGATACCGACTATTCACATCATGGACTTAATCAAGTCACCTGTAGGTCTTCAGCTTCAACCGACACCCAATGGCACTTCGCCCCATTTGGCGCTCGAAGTGCTCCTGTCTGGCCGGAAGGGAGTGACCGAAGTTCTGATTATGTTCTAACCGATCTAACAACTTCGAGTCGAGTCCGTGGTGCGATCTTCGCGCATTCTTGACCGTGTGGGACGGTTGGTCACCGCCATGAGTAGGAGAAGGGCAAGCCAGCACGGAATTGCCCTTCATGAAACGCCCGAACGCCCTGCTTCCCGACCAGATGACTGCTGCCCAACGCCGAACCGAATTGTGCGGGTTGCTGGCGCTTGGCCTGATCCGGTTGCGGATGCGGGAACGGGCCGAAGTCTCTGACCAGACTGGAGAAAGTTGCCTACACTGTCCGCCCGACCAATGCCTTCATGCAACTCCAACCCACCGGAGAGACGCATGACGAAACCTGACCCCATCCCCGCGCGCCTTGCTGCGCTCAAGACTACATCGACGCCCGACCTTAAGGCGCAGTGGCGCGACCTGTTCGAAACAGAACCGCCGCCCTTCAACCGCCGCTACCTTGAATCCCGCTTGGCCTACCGCATCCAGGAACTGGCCTATGGCGGGCTGAAGCCCGAAACCATCAAGCGGCTGGAAGCCTTGGGCGAACAGCTTGATGGCGGCAACATCACCACGCGCCGCATCCGTGCAGATCGCGACCGTCCGATCACCGGCACCCGGTTGCTGCGCGAGTGGCAGGGGGTCGAACAAATCGTCACTGTGATGCAAGGTGGCTTCGAATGGCAGGGGCGGCCATACCAGTCGCTTTCGGCCATCGCGCGCGCCATCACCGGCACACGTTGGAACGGCTGGGTGTTCTTCGGGCTGAAAAACCACCGGAGGGCGGCATGAACAAACCCGTCGTCCGCAAGCTGCGTTGCGCGGTCTACACCCGCAAATCCTCCGAGGAAGGGCTGGAACAGGAGTTCAACAGCCTGCATGCCCAGCGGGAAGCCTGCGAGTCCTACATCGCCAGCCAACGGTCCGAGGGCTGGGTGCTGGTGCGCGACCAATATGACGATGGCGGCGTTTCCGGCGGCACGTTGGAACGCCCCGGCCTGAAGCGGCTGCTGGCCGACATCGAGGATGGGCTGGTCGATGTGGTGGTGGTCTACAAGATCGACCGCTTGTCCCGTTCGCTGATGGACTTCTCGAAGCTGGTCGAGGTGTTCGACCGCAACGGCGTGACCTTCGTTTCCGTCACCCAGTCCTTCAACACCACCACGTCCATGGGGCGGCTTACGCTGAACATCCTGTTGTCCTTCGCCCAGTTTGAACGCGAGGTGACGGCCGAACGCATCCGCGACAAGGTGAAGGCTTCGCGGATGAAGGGCATGTGGATGGGTGGCTGTCCGCCCCTTGGATATGAGGTGAAGGCCCGGAAGCTCGTCGAGAATCCCGCAGATGCCGCGCATGTTCGCTGGGTCTTCGCCCGGTTCATCGAGATCGGATCGGGCACGGTGCTGGCGCGCGAACTTGCCGAGAGGGGCGTCACCACCAGCCGGGGCCACCGGATCGACAAGAAGTTCATCTACCGGATGCTGAACAACCGGGTCTACATCGGCGAGGCTGTTCACAAGGGAACCAGCTATCCCGGCGAGCATTCGGCGATCATCGACCGTGAACTTTGGGATGGGGCCCATGCCATCCTTACCGAGAGCCCGAGAAAGCGCGCCGCCCGAACCCGCGCCGACACGCCCGCGCTCCTTCGGGGATTGCTACACGGGCCTGATGGAGCGGCCTTCTCGCCAACCCACACCCGAAAGGGCGGACGGCTTTACCGCTACTACGTCAGCCAGACGGTCCTGAAGCATGGCGCCGGATCGTGCCCTGTGGGCCGCGTGCCTGCTGGCGAGATTGAGGGGGCCGTCATTGACCAGATGCGCATCGTGTTCCGCCAACCCGAAATTGTCGCGGGCACGTGGAAGGCGGCCAGAGATAAAGATGCGGGGATCAACGAGGCTGAGACCTACGCAGCCCTGACCCGGCTTGACCCGCTATGGAATGAAATGTTCCCAGCCGAACAGGCGCGCATCGTGGCGCTGCTGGTGGAGCGGGTCGACATCGGCACCGATGGGCTGAATGTGCGATTGCGCACGGACGGTCTGGCAGCGTTGACGCGCGAGATGCGCGCAGAGGTGGGAGCGGCGGCATGACGCGCGTGCAGGCTATCCCCGATACCATTACCGTCCATGTGCCCTTCAGCCTTGTGAAGCGCGGCGGGCGGAAGGAGATGGTATTGCCTGTCGACAGGTCGACCCCACGCCAAACCGACGACACGCTGGTCAAGGCGCTGGCGCGCGCCTTCCGCTGGAAACGCATGCTGGACACGGGCGAGTTTTCCACCATTGCCGATTTGGCTCAGCGCGAACGGATCGCCGCACCTTTTCTGACTCGGACCATGCGGCTCGCACAGCTTGCGCCGGATCTTGTCGAGGCGATTCTGGATGGCCGACAGCCGCGCGGCCTCACGCTGGAGGCGCTGCGCGAGCCGTTGCCTTGCGACTGGTCGGAACAGCGCCATCATCTGGCGATGTCCATCATTGACAATGAATCCCACTGAATCAGGGGATTCACGGGGGCAACTGCCCGTGCTAGGGTTTCAAAAAGAGGCAGGCATGAGCGTTCTATTCACAGTTGGATATGAAGGGACCGATATTGATCGGTTCGTCCGGACCCTGAAGGCGGCCGGTGTACGGCAGCTGGCTGACGTACGTGCGGTCGCGGTCTCTCGCAAGGCCGGGTTTTCGAAGAAGAAGCTGGCCGAACGCCTCGCCGACGAAGGCATACGTTACATTCATTTCGTCTCGCTCGGTGATCCAAAACCTGGCAGGGAAGCAGCGCGCGCCGGTGAGTATGACCGATTCCGTTTGATTTACGGCGCGCACATCCGGACGGACGATGCGCAGAGCGCCCTGATGGAACTGACGGAAACCGTGCAGGTAGCGTCGACCTGCCTCCTCTGCTTCGAACGCGATCCCGAGACGTGCCATCGGACGATTGTCGCACACGAGGTCTCCGAAAAGACGGGCTTCGATATTTTCAACCTTTTTGCCGATGATCCAGATCGATATGTCCGTAACGCCGCAAAGTTGCCGCGTTTCCATCTTGGTGAAAGCCTTACCGCAGCGTAGCGCGACACAAGGGGAAACGGTTTGCTGCGCCGGGGTGACCCCCAACGGCGAGTTCAAACGTCTCTTTCCTGTCAGATTTCGGCATCTTGCCGACGAGGCCACGTTCAAGCGTTGGGATTGGGTCGATTTCAAATACCGCCTTCCAACCAGCGATCGGCGGCCAGAAAGCTGTCGCGTTTGGGAAGACAGCATTATCGTGAACGGTGAAATGCCCCCGAAGGATCGTGCCCCCTTTCTCAATCGCTTGGTGTCAGCATCCTTCAAGGAGGCCGAAGCCGCGGGGCGGTCGCTTGCGCTCATTCGCCCCAGAAACACCCGCTTCTACTACAAGCCGAAGAAACCAGACGAACTTGAGCAAGAGCGCCGCATCTACGCCGACGCAGCGCGTCAGGATTCCTTCTTCGATGAACGGCTGACAGCGCTTGAGCCCAGCCCATATGACTTCCGCTTCAAGTTTGAAGACGCCGCCGGGCAGCACGACTGTGCCAACGGGGATTGGGAAGCCCATGCGATGTTCTTCAATGGGCTGAGGCGCGAGGGGTCGGAGCGCGCAACGCTTGATTGGATGAACTCGACCTTCAATGAAGAATATCCTCGAAGGGGCATGTTGTTCTGCCTCGGCAACATGGCCAAACGCCCGCAGACCTGGCAGCTGCTGGGCGTTCTGCGGGTGGACGATACAGGGCAGTTGGCCCTGTTCTGACCAGGTGTTAGCTGCAGCGGCGCCATGGCCGTCCACACACCCGCCGATTGTTCGCCTTGGTGATCTCAGCCGCATTCGGCTTGCGCTTGAAGCAGTCCGCAGCTTAGTCTGACGCCGTAAACGGCGGTAATGTCAGCTCAAATCCCGGGCGTTCGGCAAAGCCGTCGCCATCCGGCTTTTGAGGGCATGCATGAAACCCAACGCTCCAGCGATCCATCCTCTGCGGACCGGTATCCGGGCGACAGGTTTGCGTTGCCTGCTCACCTACGGTTGCTCCATAGCGAAAGCGGGGACGGTCGGCTGCATGTCGGCCTGGCACGCGCGCAATTCGAAGAATGAGGTTTGACGTGTCGCGACTGACGGATCTGATCGCACGGGCAAAGGCGAAAGACCCGGCCTTGGGGGATGAGCTTGACCGCGAGTTCAAGGCGCTGGCGTCGCGGCGGGCCTTCGGGTTGAACTTTGAACGGCACAAGCCGGAAAGCGTCGAACTACCGGGGCGTGATGTGCGGCGGGGCGACAAGGTGCATGTGCTGCCGCCGCGCGGGTCCACGGCCAAAGGGGATCAGCGGCTGTGGCGGGTGCTGCGGCTGGAAGGAGCGGGGAAGGCGCGGGTCGCCCATCTGTCGCTGATCGACGCGGCCGAGCCTGAGACGTCCGAGGTGCCAGTTGCCGACCTGGTCGTGGTGGCCGAGTTTCGGGACTACATCTATCCGGGGCTGGTCAGCACGGGGAAGGTGACGCAGGGCGGCGACAAGCCGTTTCACACGGTGATCAACGGCGAGAACTTTCATGCACTGGAGGCACTGACCTACACGCACCGGGGCAAGATCGACGCAATCTACATCGACCCGCCATATAACCCCACATTCTCCAAGTAAGTCGCTGATTTCGCTGTCGTAATCGTGATATTTCGCATATAAATCATGGCGTTGACGGCTGCGAGGGGCGCGTTTCATGGATCACCTGGAGGGTGCGGGCTTGGCGCGGGGAGATCGGGTTGATTTCGACCGCCGTGTGCGTCTGGAGTTCCGTGGTGCGCAGATCAGTTCAGACGGTGGCCTGCTGGTGATGCGCGAGCTTGATGACGTGCTCGGCCTGTCCAATCTGGCGTCGGAGGCGCTGCGAGACAGCCGCACCGGGAAGAACACGCTCCATCGGCTTGACGGATTGTTCCGGCAATCGGTGTTCGGACGACTGGCCGGATACGAGGATGTGAACGATGCCGACCGCTTGGCCCTCGATCCCGTGATGCGTCAGGTCGTTGGCGGCAGGGCCGTCGAGGCGCAAGCTGCTTCGGCATCGCAGATGGGACGGTTCGAGACCGAGACGCTGGCTCTGGCCGCGAACCGGGCGGCGCTGGCCGATCTGAACGGCCAATGGATCGACCGGTTTCATGACCGCAACGGGTTGAAATACATCGTGCTGGACATGGACAGCTCGGTCAGCCCCACCCACGGCGATCAGGAAGGTGCTGCCTGGAACGGCATTTCGACTGCACCTGCTATCACCCCATCTTCTTGTTCAACCAGTTTGGCATGCTGGAGCGCTGCGCCCTGCGTAACGGCAATGTCCACAGCGCCGATGGCTGGCGGGATGTCCTTGATCCCGTCATTGCCCGATATGCTGGCCGCGACCTT belongs to Frigidibacter mobilis and includes:
- a CDS encoding sigma factor, whose amino-acid sequence is MALTDDLATLIAEAAVAARRLHRKLVLPAADIDDLRQDLLIDLICRLPGFDSRRGSIGAFANIVLRNQSSRIAIQHHRQRRAQGGTVLSLDAPIAGGTEPLGCLLAEADGLAAWHGQNLSAAEDADLRHDLARVLGDLPEDARTLCAALGTCAIAEIVGRTGTSRSALYRHIAQLRLDLAMRGFGAPWDGSRAA
- the tnpA gene encoding IS66-like element accessory protein TnpA, coding for MGVHLDGSTVFEVSRLDVIEGPSGRRRRNKAERARIAAESMMPGVTVAEVARRHGTTRWQIYDWRKQLRKGNLVVPGNVAVLPVFAELVVDDNSAEAPAAVTGPDLETGPDLEIVVGDVVIRAGAGADEGQLTRAIRAARAAAS
- a CDS encoding DUF2924 domain-containing protein, yielding MTKPDPIPARLAALKTTSTPDLKAQWRDLFETEPPPFNRRYLESRLAYRIQELAYGGLKPETIKRLEALGEQLDGGNITTRRIRADRDRPITGTRLLREWQGVEQIVTVMQGGFEWQGRPYQSLSAIARAITGTRWNGWVFFGLKNHRRAA
- a CDS encoding recombinase family protein — translated: MNKPVVRKLRCAVYTRKSSEEGLEQEFNSLHAQREACESYIASQRSEGWVLVRDQYDDGGVSGGTLERPGLKRLLADIEDGLVDVVVVYKIDRLSRSLMDFSKLVEVFDRNGVTFVSVTQSFNTTTSMGRLTLNILLSFAQFEREVTAERIRDKVKASRMKGMWMGGCPPLGYEVKARKLVENPADAAHVRWVFARFIEIGSGTVLARELAERGVTTSRGHRIDKKFIYRMLNNRVYIGEAVHKGTSYPGEHSAIIDRELWDGAHAILTESPRKRAARTRADTPALLRGLLHGPDGAAFSPTHTRKGGRLYRYYVSQTVLKHGAGSCPVGRVPAGEIEGAVIDQMRIVFRQPEIVAGTWKAARDKDAGINEAETYAALTRLDPLWNEMFPAEQARIVALLVERVDIGTDGLNVRLRTDGLAALTREMRAEVGAAA
- a CDS encoding DUF488 family protein, whose translation is MSVLFTVGYEGTDIDRFVRTLKAAGVRQLADVRAVAVSRKAGFSKKKLAERLADEGIRYIHFVSLGDPKPGREAARAGEYDRFRLIYGAHIRTDDAQSALMELTETVQVASTCLLCFERDPETCHRTIVAHEVSEKTGFDIFNLFADDPDRYVRNAAKLPRFHLGESLTAA
- a CDS encoding restriction endonuclease subunit M — encoded protein: MSRLTDLIARAKAKDPALGDELDREFKALASRRAFGLNFERHKPESVELPGRDVRRGDKVHVLPPRGSTAKGDQRLWRVLRLEGAGKARVAHLSLIDAAEPETSEVPVADLVVVAEFRDYIYPGLVSTGKVTQGGDKPFHTVINGENFHALEALTYTHRGKIDAIYIDPPYNPTFSK